atgtcattgtttttaggacaccctgtaccaTAACTATAAAAGACACAAAGGTGATTAAATGAGGGCAAAGTTGcacaattgaaaattaaaaaacatgccgtttcaaaatttgaacaatccCGATGAGGTTCAAAGGTActcgaaaaaaactaaaattttgtgaaaatacttttattttttcctcaccCTATTTTGTGAATCAATTCAAAATGATCCATACTTCatcattacatttttttttacaatgttGCGATGCCTTATTtaaaatccgacgtttcgatttttgacaaccataatttcttttgtttttatgagtGCCATCTAGGATGTTTAcctttggaattttttaaaaatttcaaaggtaaaaaaaaaaattttaattttcggttagaatttttcaaatttcgaaaCGGCATACTCTTGAACGCTaaattacgcaactttgccccaatttaaccgacctcgtatcttCTATGAATACCAAGATCCTTATGATTGAGCTCTAGAAACTGACACCCTTCCTACAGTGTAACCTacttaagagcgggacacccctgtaaaatttttatttgtggtccgattttaataatttttttatacgttCTAGTGCATTAAAAACTCTAgtttgtgacaagttcttgttacgTTCGCTTAAAATCCACGTTTTACTTTACCTCTTTCTCATGgcgaaaatttaagaaaaaacattaggaaaatttttaatttaaattcaactttagtaataactttagaataattcaaaatggttgtatctcaaatttcgttaaaaaaatgtttatttataaaaagttataGAACAATCAAATTTGACTCACTTCAGAGCAGGACACCActgtaaaatctttaatgaatcgttcaatgtgaaaaaaatgtataacgaaaagagatttgcttcattttaaaaagcaCTTGCTTCGATAAGCCACCGTTTAGCTGAATACATTTCTCGTATCTTCTTCTAGTATTGCGCATCACTTTTCTGAGAGACAAGAGAGTAACTTCTTCACAGACGTGCCCtacaatatgtaaaaaaatatatcaaaatcggaccataaatgaaaattctaCAGGGATGTtccgctcttaagtgggtcaTACTGTATAAAGCATGGATGAGccgatttcatttttttacatggtTGAGCTGCAagtaaatacttttaaaattatgtacttGCTTCAAGGTAAGGCGTGCCcccaatgatttttttagtggGATTATCTAGATGGAATAGACATCACAAAAAGGATCATTCATTTTAAACGCTCCttgatataattaaattttttgaaaatgaagagAGATGAGTATAGGAATTTCTATAGCTCAATTAACCACAATTGTAtcatacacagggtgttctaaaCGAAAAAACAGAGTGTCAAGCGTTCCATAATGCTTGGGAATGACGTCTCTTCTGCATAGTGGTTCTACCAACATCAGCAATCCCAACAACAGTTATTTGTGTATtgtgtataaataatttttatcagaACGCGTCGAAAGAAACGCGTTCGGCAGGAACGGTTTCCTGATGAACGAGCTCGAGACCCGCTGCTGGCAGTAGTCGCAGTTAGTTCGCGTTGGCAGTAGTTTAAGTCATAAGTTAATTCCgatttccattattttccatttaagaaaGAATGGTTGCCGGCAAATCTGAGGATAACGGGGGTTTCCgtgaatttcaatttcaacgAGTGCAACAGGAAACCAAATGGGAGACTTTCAAAAAGGCAATTTACGATCCTAACACCAAGTCAGTTCTGGGTAGAACAGGCAAAAGTTGGGGCAAGTATTTCATATCAGCATATTGGACAGTTTTGTTTGAGTTGCTTGTTGAATGTTGAGTTCAACCACAGTACCTAAGCAACAATAATTGATATGGGGACGATATGTGTTAcattatataattaaataattaagtgGGTAGGTACTGTtgactaacctgaaccaaTCTATACtaatttatttgattctaTGTTCAAGAATACTAAAATGGGTATTGTGATTATATTTTAAGTAGGCACATACGACAACTCTCATGACTTACGAGATTCCGCTGAAAATAGGTAGCtatataattttagatttgGCTATACAGTTACTTATACTTAGAAATGCTAAAGCTCGTGAAATACTTGTTAATTTATatagtaaattttgttgtggTATGGATCACAAACCTACTGTAAGTTATTGGGTAAATAATGTAATGCAAATTAgtaaacatattaaaaaattttatacctaCTCTGTTTATACGAATATTGCACAGGGTGTCCTTTTTTGGAAGCCCACGCAATCATAGGAGTCTCGATAACTATGGAAGATGGGGGGTCGATTACATTAGAGGAAAGTTACGTAAATTAATGCATGTTCAGCATTTGTTGTAAGATTGGAAAAGATTCATACATTTCTGGAGATATCATCGAGAAATCgaatgttttgatttatgtttttattaaattttttaacgacTTTCCATaagcagaaaaatgaaattaagacatttttaatagAGAACCCAAATATGTTGCAAGATTTTCTCACTTACAACAAGGGAATGTTACAGAAGATTTTCCTCATGAGCATCACATATTTTCCTACATTTTTCTGTCAATTATCATTCATTAAAGATATATAAGCGTAGTTTGCAATCTGCTGTGAGgacgattaaaaaataaaaatcataaaaacgatattatttttagtagtCAATccttaaaattccttaatggGCAGATTGTTTGAAATCATACTTGcattaacattttaacattgacctttccaaaaataattcttatttttgtaaagaaaactCATAGGGATGGTGCGTTCCAGGCCATCTAGACTTTACCACATAGAGTTTTAGTTACTTTGGatgtgtaataataataaataaatttccctCCATATTCACCAATAGGGTACAAAAATAAGCGGCTGAATTTGCAGGAAATGCGAATTAAAGCTAAAAGTAGTTTCCTTCTTTTAAACAATCTGCTTggtttatttcatttacaaCTCACCAATAAAAAGATAATCGAGTTATCTCTCTATGATAAAATGAATCAAGACAAACACGAGAACCGTAAGATATCGTTTGTAGTATATGCTTAATTGAGGATATggacataatttaatttggcTTGTGCGTAAATGAGATAAATGGCGCACGTCTGTCTCCAGACGATAAAATATTATGGATTTCTGGTCTTTTTCTTGTACATTAGTCTCGTTTTACTGAAATTTAACAGGGCCTACTCTGCGCAGGGTGAATCTTAAGTAGGGATTTTCTATTTAACGCGACAAAGACCTCGAAAAactaaacaacatttttatgcaaaagCATGTTTTGTCTAAAGCTCAAAAGTAACCGAAATATGCTGGTATGAAAAAAAGTATGggactttttaaataaccaattttctaACGGGTGGATAAGTCGCAATGAGCCAATAGGATGACTTGTGAGATCCCCAGACACAAATCCATGTGATTTTTATCAGTGGGGTTAGATGAAAAGTTAGAGTTCATAACTGAAATTAACATAGTAGCAAAGTTGTGTGAATGAAtagaaaacgttccaaaaatAATTCGAGGGAAAAGATCTTTTCTAACAGTATGTACAGTGTCATGGATAAGGCGCGTGATAATTTGTGTAAATGAAACCAATGACGATCTTTTCGAACACCTTTTGTAGTCAATTTCGGAgtgaaaaatactaataactaaaggttttcttaccttttaaaatttacatactcgcatattttggttgtttttaaaatgtcaaaagaaTGTTAAGTAAAGATTTCGCTTAGTTTTTTGGGGTttatgtcgtgttaaaagaaaaaccccTACTTAAGATTCCCCCtgtatataataatttgaagTTCTCGTTTCTTTAAATGCCTGAATAAGATTCGAGGTGTCTATAGCCCTTGATGGAATTAATAACGCTTTATGTGGTTGTATTGCATTGACCAGGAAgacaaaattacatttaactattttttatattcattcaacttttgaaactttaattaataaaaatttaatttacctttAATTTCAATAGCATTTCTTTTCAATCCGTTCACAGGTCAACTTCTCATTTTCTACGCCATTTTCTACGCAGTTCTGGCAGCATTATTTGCCATTTGCATGCAAGGCCTTTTTGCCACTCTCAGCGATAAAGAACCAACTTGGCAACTCGAGAAAAGCCTCATAGGAACCAACCCAGGCTTGGGTTTTAGACCTATTTCGGAGAGAACTGAAGAGGGATCTCTGATATGGTACAACATGACAAATGGTACCGATATTAGGAAGTGGGTTCGGTTGATCAATAATTATCTAGAACgtaagtacatttttaatcttgaaatttctgtaaaatttcagtttgatTCAGTTAAAATATGTACGAGGGTGACTCACATATGAAccgaattttttattctaaaaaattttttagagcAAGATCCAAAAGCAAATGATACactttatttttctacataatCTCCTGATTAAAGAATGGATTTTTCCCAACATATTGAAAGTTTCTTAATGCCGTTATTGTAGAAAGAAGCGAAGTGTGTTTGCATCCAATTGCTCACGCAGCCCTAAACAATTGCAtctttgttgaatttttttcctccTAGTGTCTCTTTTAACAAGCCAAACATGTGATAATCGCAGGAGGATAAGTCTGAACTGCAGGGAGGAAGTTGCAATGTTAGCCAGTGAATTTTTAGCAACTTTTTCCAAGTCAGGTTGGTTATACGAGAACGGGCATTACCGTGAAGTAAAATCACGTTTCTGATCAGAAATTGTCGTCTTTTCTGACGATATGCAAGCTTCATCTCAAGCAATATTTGGCAGTACGAGACTAGGTTCACTATCAAAATTCATGGAGAAACTAAATGTGCAAACACCCTTTGCAATctcaaaaaactattaaaagaACAAACTGGTCCAAGGACATGGCATGGGGCTCATTCTCAACCCTTTCTCATCtccctaaaatttttttttgctattggTACACCTAGGTTTTTTTCAAACAGATCTTTCCGAACTGTGCTTCTAATCTTTAAAGGATTTTCGCTAGTTTCATATCTTCGCATgtaagaaatttgataataacgCATTGCACAACCTAAGGGTGTGTCTCGTGCTCACTCGTGGTGGTGGCGATTGAAAACGCGACCTTTAGAGACCAAGCAAAGTGGACGTGGTCCTGTAATATTCCTATCTATCACTCCTAGATGCACGAAAGAAATCCCGATTCGTATTTGATTCACTCTCATATACATATGAACGATTTAATTGGATATGCTCACCTTATGCTATCTCCAAAACAGTGAGTTATAAAATCAGTCAAATGGAGAAAAAGGggatttttgaaacttttaatatgccGTAAGCGGCGTTGCCAAATCGATTTTGGTTTCTAAAAGTTTACGAAAAATGTAAAGTTTGTTAAAAGATTTTAGAAGTAATTAGTGAGGAAAACACAAGTGAAATATTACCATTTGGTACATATTTAGTGAACTGGTGCGGATTGTTGCTGTACGATACATATATATGATGGTGAAAATTTCGATACTCGCCATTGGTATCTTGGAAATAGCAAAAGATACGaggttggttaaattagagaaaatgtaTCAAATTTGGGGCTTAATCAATATTCGGAAACAGTGTGGCTAATTTGTTCTTACTTTCCGAGATACTGGGAAAGAtctaaaaaatgctaaaatttaattttcaaaataaatcgaaaactaaagatttttcaaaaaaatgtttcacataaaagttttacagtTTTCTGGGCTCTTGATGTGTGTgactttctaaattttatagCTGGTTTAGTTTTCCAGATAATAACCccaactttctttttttaatgcggaTCTGGATaaattttggcatattttgAAAGTGCTCATTAAGAGCTTTTCAACGATATATCACATGATAACATTCTCTAGTGTTTTGGTTATTATATATAGAGaccatcatcagagttttttataaatgtgaTCAGAATTTTATGACAAAAGAGGACATTAGCGaataaatgacaaatttaaagccttaaaataataatcaatttcttaatttaacaTGTGTTCAGCGTCCACCGTTTTCACTAATACAAAGatttgtttgtaaattaattttatccaGTGCTTTTTGTAAGCTGTTaaggcatttttattttttttatgttatttttgtgttaaacgTACAAAAACATACGTACTTTTCTTGTCGTATTTTGTAAACATGTTtacaattgaagaaaaattagacatATACGACATTTATATTCGTAGTTATATAAATTCTGTTTTGTCATCTCAGAATTATGAAAATCCGGAAGACAGCAACTTCACTAAACCATGTTTGCTAGAGTTTCAAGGAATTAAACTTTCACTGGTGGTTTCAGAACATCACAAGGACCGTATCGAAAACAAGCTGGTATAAATTAAATCCATGTGTTGGCATTAATCTCAATCAATTCAGAAACCTCCCGTCGACATTGAAGAATGCAGTATTCATGATTCTACTGtgaggaaaattattaaacaacaCAAGTATCATGACTATAAATTCCAATTCGTCCAAACACTTCATCAAAGTGATAATGATAGAAGATTGGAGTTTTGCAATTGGTTTCGTCACAAAGTTCAGCAAGATCAATATTTTGCccgaaaaattttatagacGGACGAGTCTTCTTTCTTTAACGCAGCAAtgtttaatagaaaaaattgccattaCTATGCAACGGAGAACCCCCACATTTTAAGGAAAACTAGGCCTCAAATGCGATATTCGTTAAATATATGGGCTGGTCTTTTGGACAATATAGTTATGGAGCCATTTTTCTTTGGAGGGCATTTAAATGAGcctagatatttgaatttttaggaAACGAATTTAGAGGAAATGCTAGGTGAGTTGCCTTTGCAAAAGCTTTTATATCTTGAATGGTAACATCAAAATGGTGCTCCCCTGCATAACACTCGCATTGTACGGGAGTATTTAGATAAACGTTTCTCAAATTCGTGGCTGGACACTTTGAGTCCTGTTCGTTGGTCACTAAGATCGCCCTACTTGATACCGTTGGATTATTTTTGGTGGAGCTTTGTGAAAAATGTTGTCAATGCAACCTCAACAGAAAATGTAAATCATTTGCatcaaaaaattggaaatggCTTCAAAACCATTCCAAGGCTCACTACACAAAAAACAAtggataaaattaatttactaacAAATCTTTGTATTAGCGAAAATGGTGGATACTTTGAACacatgttaaattaaaaatgttattattattttaaggctttaaatttgtcatttaCCCGCTAATGTTCACATTtgtcataaaattaatatgtatttttaatattatgtattattaataaaatgctaTCATGTGATATATCGTTGAAAAGCCCTTAAtgagtattttcaaaatatgccaaaatttATCCAGAtccgcattaaaaaaaaaaagttggagttattatttcgaaaactaggccgattataaaatttagaaaatcacaCACATCAAGAGCCTAGAAAActgtaaaacttttaaatgaaacatttttttgaaaaatctttaattttcaatttattttgagaattaaattttagcatttttcagATCTTTCCTAGTATCTCGGAAAATAAGAACAAATTAGCAACACTATTTCCGAATACTGACTAAGCCCTAAGTGTGAcacattttctctaatttaaccaaCCCCGTATCTTTtgttgttttcaagataccAATGGTTagcattgaaatttttaccaccctgtatactgtaatcagaattttaaacaacCGTCATACGCTTATGGGGTAATTTGGTGTGTCAACAATGAGAAACAGATTACAAAAATCCAGATTCAAAATTCGTGTCAACCAGTGTAATCTACAATAAAAGAGTAATTTAATTATCCTCAAATAGCTCTgtagaaaacatttaaaaaaaattttttttgatacCCTgcatctcaaaaaccaaaggTCCTCCACCAAACATTTATAGGGCTTATTACAGAATAAGGTTCTACATCGAATGCCACAGACCTGTTATTAGCACAAACTGACTCACTCTGTAGACAACCGAGTTTGAACGATGAATGTGATACTAGTCAGTACTATCTATTTTTAATCCTTGCTAATGAATACCAACAGATAATTGGAAACGCCTAAATTCTATAGCTTAAcccataaaaatcaattaacaTATGCTGAGATTAAACTTATTAAGGTTAAATCAGCAGGGCCGGAAATAGACGACCGTGAAATCATCATATCAATATCTATCGTACTCATTACTTTAGTTTCATTAGGgtctattaaaataattgcgGCAATTTGGTCACATTCACAATTTCCTGTTAGAAAAATCAGCTAATTTGCATAGTTTCCAGCTTATAATTCTAGTCAAACTGGAGAGAGTTACGTAACTTGCGACTTCGACAAAGTCCCACCGGAAGGTAAGGTCTGCGTGACAGACCTCACTAAACTGGGAAACTGTAACGCTGGTCGATCTTACGGCTACAACAGCtcatcaccctgtatatttctgaAGTTGAATCGGGTAAGCTCAGCTCGAACGAGCATTGTTCACATTATAGCTTGCAATAGTCTCGATTCCTGTTCTTAGATCTTTGGATGGGAACCTGATTATTATACATCTGCTGTATCGGGCATGCCAGAGGAATTAGAGCTTCATATAAATGTAGGACGCGTTGATAGCTGCATAATAGATGCTTGGATGATTGCTTTGTTCATTTGTAGAGGACTAGAGAGAAAAACGAACTGGCTTTGAAGCAAATATGGGTTTCGTGCGAAGGAGTGGATGACATTGATAAAGAGAACGTGAAGGGATTCAACTATTTTCCTCATGGAATGGCCAGCTATTATTATCCATATAGGAATTATCAAAACTACATGAGCCCCATTGTTGCGGTGGAAATTGTTAATCTCACTCGTAAGTGTCTCCGTTTCAGAGTCTGTAGAGAGCAAATGAGCAAGAGAGATCtgctttaatatttctttcgaAAGGCATGAAACTCCATGATTTCCTCGATTTTAAATACGATCTTATAGGACCTTCCTTTATATCTGTATGCATAGCGACGTGCCCACTCGTCCCTGGAATCATGCTTTGAGCTATTTTTAACCTGCTCCAAATAATCCAGAAGCAGTATTCCAGGCcgaaaaattacaaatgttaggtattttaatttaagcaGAAAATTCAGTATGAGCATGATCGTTATCCGTATGGTTTGTGCAAACTCGCTTTAGTTTTCCTCCA
The DNA window shown above is from Euwallacea similis isolate ESF13 chromosome 2, ESF131.1, whole genome shotgun sequence and carries:
- the LOC136419143 gene encoding sodium/potassium-transporting ATPase subunit beta-1-like, with the protein product MVAGKSEDNGGFREFQFQRVQQETKWETFKKAIYDPNTKSVLGRTGKSWGQLLIFYAIFYAVLAALFAICMQGLFATLSDKEPTWQLEKSLIGTNPGLGFRPISERTEEGSLIWYNMTNGTDIRKWVRLINNYLEPYNSSQTGESYVTCDFDKVPPEGKVCVTDLTKLGNCNAGRSYGYNSSSPCIFLKLNRIFGWEPDYYTSAVSGMPEELELHINRTREKNELALKQIWVSCEGVDDIDKENVKGFNYFPHGMASYYYPYRNYQNYMSPIVAVEIVNLTPNVIVSIECRAWAKNIRYNGGSLDRAGSVQFELQVDAAGS